In Sesamum indicum cultivar Zhongzhi No. 13 linkage group LG8, S_indicum_v1.0, whole genome shotgun sequence, the sequence aattttttagcaattaagtaacaattttaacaattaggtaacaattaaaaaaatagcaaaaaaaagaattaagtaacaattttaatataatcactaattatatatatttagtgacaaaaaattttattttgtcagaataataaattttataactattattatcttttaaaaaaaatattactagcAAGAATTAGTAacaaataatgtatataaagttatcattaaataaaattattgacatatatatagtgacaACAAAGaattattgtcattataaatgtgttactaattatttataatgacaatgttatacataattttaataattaataattatatagtgacGAGATAAGAAGTATTATCATGTCCGTAATATTTTGTAgtaataacttttaatttttatttgatattttatcattaatatcatattaaatcaCCAACAGTATAAGAGAGTGTTTGgctaaactttttaaaaaatttaataagctcctacatcttataagatcctttaggagcttataagatgttggatcttatttaaaaaataagctcCTGAAgtgtttcaataaaataaaatgttcaatcttataagatgttagggtATTTGGTATATAAGgtttttaattagtaaaatgactaaaataaacataataccattagaatcaaataagttgttatttcttgacatattttgttttaaaattttttaaaacacttatatatataaatagtacacattagtttaattttaaataaaaatttaatagatatttttttaataacaaaaaaacaacaaattattatttaaatttttgaataaaataatatacatgtACATTTATACtagtcaaatattaatatagatatataatttatattttttttattaatacagTGATTGTTTCTagtcgtataatttataatgtcttgaatttatattttttagtaaatataatatcaatagtaatcttatttttattacagtataataatttataattaaaaaataaagtattttgtcttttttgaatattagaaaaaataaataacaaaaaaaagtttttaaatctCACAGactgtgtgtgtgagagagagtgTGTAAGTGTATGAAtgaagatatttttattttataatatttttattttataatatattaattttatataatgtagaaaattttatagaaaagttagaaaaattaactttttatagACAATTTATAAGAtacaaaatatcttattttgatattttataattttttttaaaaagatattttagccaaatacaaatttagaatttatatactttcaaACGTCTTAGAAGAtgtttaaagaaatttataatcttaGACAAAAACCCTCTAATAAAGAAGAAGCACAtacaaagtatatatatatatatatatgacagtACGTATACGTGAGGCCAGCAAGAACTTCTTCACTCTGTGTTTGTGTCTGCGAAATGGAGCATAATTCCAAGCAGCCACTTCTTGAACACACTGAGAATGAAGATCAAGAACCAGAGATCATTTCCAGCCAAAAGTATCTAGCCCAGATACTATCAAATCATTCCTTTTTCTCATCCTTCGTCATCGGCGACGACGACATTCCTCCCATCACCAGTGTAGGCGGCTTCTTCTCGGCGTTCCAGGCGGAGTCCAGCAAGCTATGGTATTTGGCCGGCCCCGCCATCTTGACCTCCATTTTCCAGTACTCCCTTGGCGCCATCACTCAGACCTTCGCCGGCCATGTCGGAACCCTAGACCTCGCCGCCTTCTCCCTCGAGAACAATATCATTGCCGGTTTATGCTTCGGCGTCATGGTATgacaattaattttgttaacatattcaatattataattaattgctCGAAAAAGTTTTGAGGTTTTGATTCGTCGGACAGATGGGAATGGGAAGTGCACTGGAGACACTCTGCGGGCAGGCGTACGGGGCCGGGCAGATCAACATGCTCGGCGTCTATATGCAGAGATCCTGGGTTATTCTTGTATCCACCAGTTTTCTATTAATGTTTATGTACATATTCGCGGAACCGTTGTTGCTGCTACTCGGGCAGGCGGAGGATATATCTAAGGCCGCCGGGAAATTTTCGCTGTGGATGATCCCTCAGCTGTACGCCTACGCGCTGAACTTCCCGATCGCCAAGTTCTTGCAAGCTCAGAGCAACATCATGGCAATGGCCTGGATTTCCGCGGTGGCGCTGGGGTTGCATATTCTGTTCAGCTGGCTGCTGATGCTGAAACTCGGGTGGGGAATGATCGGCGCCGCCGTGGTGCTGAACTCTTCGTGGTGGTTCCTGGTGGTGGCGCAGCTGCTTTTCATATTCAGCGGGGCTTGTGGAGAAGCCTGGACGGGGTTTTCCTGGAAGGCATTTCAGAATCTATGGGGCTTTGTCAGATTATCGGTTGCATCAGCAGTGATGCTCTGGTGAgcaatttttgaaacattctttgaaaaattcttatcaaaattgagtttgattgAGCTAAATTACTTAATGAGCAAAGTATGATATactaattatgtgattgatcattttttgtcAACTATGCATCAATCAcacaacaattatattacactagtcatataattggtttaaATTTGGTCGATCCCAGTTCGGATTAGAAATTCCGACtactctttatatttttctctagaaaaatttatttatgtccGTTTATACTGAttgaatcttttatttcattcaacatatacatatcatACTTTAAAAACACTATGtcatttactttatttaaaaaacatatatacacataatgtGTATATTAATAACATCAAGAAATACAACtgaatttaaactaaaaactTCAACCCACTATTTATGATCTATGAATTCCGTTCGTAGATATAATGGCAGCTGAAATCATTGATCCCATTTCTTAAAATCTCGGCCTATTACGTTGATCGATTCCCAACATACACCAAAATAGGGCTAGAATTCAAATAGATAATACCAATacttacttttaatttatttttaatctattatattttaaataactcGTAATagtctcattttatatataaatttcgtTATGGTCGGGAATTGTTAAATTCTAATGGAATCTAAACTATTAGGAAGATATTAAATTGAGAcatcatcaccatcaccatcatcatcatcataataataataataataataataataataataataataataatgaccGACACTAAATACGGAAAAACAGGTGGcatatttatcaataattaacgCTATATACAACTTGGTTTAATGTTGGGTAAGAATTAAATGTTTGTCATGGCCCAGAAGTAAGAAATGTGGTTGACATATGGGTTTGTAAGCATACCAACACTATAAGAAAGTTTATTATGGcctatattttaatgattatagattaaaaattatggtaaatgatttattaattatagttaaataaaatgaatgtaaaaatttaatttatctaccatgacaaaaatattcgCCATGGCACTTACTCGCAAATATCACAGCTAATAAAGTTGCAAGAGCGTAATAGatgttatttttaactatgataatcagccataattaaatatcatattttttatagcgCGGCACATAAAAAGGATTATAAGAGCGCAGagagatatttattttaacatgatttatatatatatgtgatgtgcTTACACTTATTTCCAATCATAATTGATCAGTagtaatctaattaatatccCATTTCTTTTCTGATTATTTCGAGTAATAATATGGTTTTATTCCAGtatgatgaataatttttcCAGGGTTCTAAGCCGTGTGTATCTTGATTTTAATCCATGTTCTGCGATATGGTGTCTGCAGCTTAGAGGTATGGTACTATACGGCCCTAATCCTCTTTGCTGGATATTTGAAGAACGCAGAAGTTGCTGTTGATGCTCTCTCAATATGGTAACTGTTAATATAGTCTCTCcttaattatcccttatagTAATCATCATtgtcaaaagtaaaaaatcgtaattagatattaattaatcacggttcactagaaaatttatattatttaactacGGTTAATTATCATAACTAATAACAAGTACTTGGTAGCAAATAGTTATTCACTACGACCATGCAACGTTGTTGACCGTGATTTTTGCAAGGGTAGCTAAAACATTAGCCATGacatataatcttttttatggtggaaaaactaattttttgcatcgattttccTTAACCTTAATTAATAGTAGtcatttaccatgatttttagccaTAGCCACTAATATTGtagctaataataattttttttctaatggcTGCACAAAGGTTGTTGGTCGTTGTTACTTTGAGTGAGAccaaaacattaataatagttaaaaaatcatgacaacAATGTTGATTAATCACcattaaaacttatttttccGCATTTATTTTGCTTGACAATAATAGATAGTATtgattatcataatttttaaatcgtCATCATTTATTATCAcgtaaagtataaaaaaattatatagaaagaaaacacatatattaattcaagGGAAAGAAGTAAAAGGTATATAGTCGCGTTTTGTTTCAACTTTTATCTCTAACAAGTAAATTGTTGGTGTTTGGTAGCATAAACGTACTAGCTTGGACGGTTACGGTAGCGCTTGGATTTAATGCAGCAGTAAGGTCAGTAGACAtcaaatttcttcttctttcaaattatatacatcaatatatataactagcTGTTGTGGCACGTGATTtctatgtgtatataataaataatattttacgttttaaattatactaggaataagaaaatatatatatataaatcaatacattatatttctaaaaaggaaaaaagaaagcaacaaaggaaaaaggaaaatcaacTTAGGGTATTATAGGTATAGCGATAAAATTGGTGTTGCAGTGTCATAACCGTCAtttatgagagaaaaatatcttttctttttatatagtatatatatatatatatatatatgtatatgcgatcaaaattatatctgCACCCCTTGTGATTATAATTACTCAACCACCTCCTATGTTTTGTAAACTTATAAATCTACTTCCTGAGATTAGgtctaattacaaaaacacacCCTAcctcatataaaattaaaggtGCACCTCCTGAGTAGTATGGGAGTAATATGGAAGTGTGTTGTATAATATTTCAGTATTGAATAAAGGTACGcttataatttcacaaaaggcaaaaggtgtttgtgtaagtgtttttctaatatttaattatttttgtttgtttaacATTTTCAATGGTTGCACTACAAGACAACAAAATATCAGAAacgaaaatatatgaaaatcaaCTTTATCTTagtcattattaaaaatattatatcagaCAAATTTAGTTTACGGATACGTACTTGCCCTGAAAATAACAtcaagattaaaatatttcgtCTCTGTTTCTACCTCTGATATTGagtttgaattataaaatattaacattaaagTCGGATTTAGCTCCAGAATgctaaaaagttaattttgtttaatataaaatgttagaACGAAAATTTTCCATCTCAGAAGTTTAGATTATGATCAGAAACATTTTctcgtttttttttatttaatatttttaatgagtGTATGTGCAGCGTAAGAGTGTCGAACGAACTAGGAGCAGGTCATCCAAGAAGTGCAAAATTCTcaatggtggtggtggtgataTCATCGTCCTTGATAGCActtttgatttcaattatCATTCTCATATTCCAAGATCACTATCCTTCCATTTTCTCAAAGAGTTCAGAAGTCCAACAAATCGTATCTGACCTCACACCATTGCTTGCATTCTGCATTCTCCTCAACAATATTCAACCAGCTCTATCAGGTAATAATTAATCGAATCCATATTCATTCAccaattatttctttaattatgaaatctaTTCACTtttcatcataattaattatcacgttaaaaataacaaataataataaatactaattaattatgattgagCAACGACTATTTATCGTTATTTTTACAAGCGAGGCTAAAACACTGActacaactaaaaatcatggcaaatattttgttcatatggcaaaaaatatgaaaaatattgattaaccatgttcaaaacttaaatttttttgcattattttgtttgaccgtcgtaaaaagtattaatttgctaattttttaaattatgataatttatactgtagagaataattaatttcttctcaTAGTCCCtcagctatatatataatgggcTAAAacaggtttttttttttttttttggtcaaatgATGGACCTATTATTGTTCTTAATATGAAACAtcccaaaataataaaatctgcatttcttgaaattaagatattcttttaaaatatcatcTCAATAATGTGATTGTATTAACTCTCAaccattatttttgtaaataatgtGAGGAAAAAGGATTTTTTCGTCCCGTAactgagaatttttttatttttagtcccattgGTTATGgaattctcaattttagtcttataactTATAAGAAGTAGCACATTTGATGCTATGACACATTTTCGTTagatattttaacaaaaaatgtcaCGTGCTTAGCACGTGACAATTAACGtctttacacttttggtcccgtaTGTTACAGAATTTTCACGTTTAGTCCCATATGTTATAGAAGTTTTATTTTCGGTCCCATAACTTTCAAAAAGTAGCACTTTTGGTTCCAAACACTTAACGATCACATGACGTTTTCCGCTAAACATCTAACAGAAATGTGTTATGGGACCAAATCtactacttttttaaaattacgggaccaaatgtgGAAATCATGTAATcaatgggatcaaaagtgaaaagacccTAAATTActggacaaaaaatacaattttcccataatataatatatatatatatatttttaattattatccaaataaCGAAGTAGTAATTTTAGAGCTCATATGAATAGTT encodes:
- the LOC105168297 gene encoding protein DETOXIFICATION 29; translation: MEHNSKQPLLEHTENEDQEPEIISSQKYLAQILSNHSFFSSFVIGDDDIPPITSVGGFFSAFQAESSKLWYLAGPAILTSIFQYSLGAITQTFAGHVGTLDLAAFSLENNIIAGLCFGVMMGMGSALETLCGQAYGAGQINMLGVYMQRSWVILVSTSFLLMFMYIFAEPLLLLLGQAEDISKAAGKFSLWMIPQLYAYALNFPIAKFLQAQSNIMAMAWISAVALGLHILFSWLLMLKLGWGMIGAAVVLNSSWWFLVVAQLLFIFSGACGEAWTGFSWKAFQNLWGFVRLSVASAVMLCLEVWYYTALILFAGYLKNAEVAVDALSICINVLAWTVTVALGFNAAVSVRVSNELGAGHPRSAKFSMVVVVISSSLIALLISIIILIFQDHYPSIFSKSSEVQQIVSDLTPLLAFCILLNNIQPALSGVAIGAGWQTVVAYVNIACYYLFGVPMGVIMGYKLKWGVQGIWCGMILGTVVQTLILFWITYRTNWKKEASIAVKRIKKWGGEPFVKENDLEK